The following are encoded together in the Anoplopoma fimbria isolate UVic2021 breed Golden Eagle Sablefish chromosome 13, Afim_UVic_2022, whole genome shotgun sequence genome:
- the LOC129101203 gene encoding eosinophil peroxidase-like produces the protein MRGILCLIAAGLYLCLENHVNAEPRLSRSFIENAVIEAKTMVDSAYEYSRRESVERVRRNAVSPSDILRLVKQPVGSTRNAVRAADYMDNAVKLIKRSLERREKRSINATDLISEENLQIIAALTGCSPQRHPLSCKTTPNLNTFRTASSVCNNRNNVRLGSSNTPFTRWLPAEYQDKISLPKGWDRKRVNGHLLPLVRAVSNNILRTANSDVESDTEYTRVVTIFGQWTDHDLSFTPHSPTIRSFSKGIDCDKTCERTEPCFPIEVPRKDPRFESEECIPFFRSAAACGSGNTGHIFGGSTVRQQMNSLTAFLDVGQVYGVEDTKARFLRDLTSDKGLLRVNTQYTDNGRELLPFATMVTNMCATRARITNDSNAEEVPCFLAGDERSNEHIGLTALHILFLREHNRVARALADLNPHWDGERIYQEARKILGGYSQVLTFRDYLLHIVGPDFIASQLSTYPGYDEDVDPSISNVFATAAYRFAHLMVQPFMFRLNEQYQEDPDNPSPLLHKAFFTPWRIVFEGGLDPLIRGLVGRPAKLNTQDHMMSDELRDRLFKFTSELALDLAALNMQRGRDHGLPGYNKWRKFCGLSQPKNQKQLARVLKSNKLAKKLLNLYRTPDNIDVWLGGVAEPFVRGARVGPLFACLIATQFQRIRQGDRLWWENNGVFTEVQRDSLKDTSLARIICDNTGITKVPAQPFQYRSSTSSYTECSDIPAFDLSPWRESID, from the exons ATGAGGGGGATTTTGTGCCTGATCGCAGCCGGTCTTTACCTGTGTTTGGAAAACCATGTGAATGCTG AACCACGTTTAAGCAGAAGCTTCATTGAAAATGCTGTGATTGAAGCCAAGACCATGGTGGACTCAGCTTATGAGTACTCCAGAAGAGA GAGTGTTGAACGCGTGAGGAGGAATGCAGTGAGTCCCTCAGACATCCTGCGGTTGGTGAAGCAGCCTGTTGGGTCAACCCGTAATGCCGTGCGTGCTGCTGACTATATGGATAATGCCGTTAAACTGATCAAGAGGTCTTTGGAAAGACGTGAAAAACGCTCCATCAATGCTACAG ATCTGATCTCTGAGGAGAATCTGCAGATCATTGCTGCCCTGACAGGATGCTCTCCCCAACGACATCCCCTGTCCTGCAAGACGACTCCCAATTTAAACACGTTTCGCACTGCAAGCAGCGTCTGCAACAACAG AAATAACGTACGCCTTGGATCCTCCAACACACCTTTCACCCGCTGGCTCCCTGCCGAGTATCAGGATAAAATCTCTCTGCCCAAAGGCTGGGACCGGAAGAGAGTCAACGGACATCTTCTTCCCTTG GTCAGAGCAGTGTCCAACAACATTCTGCGGACAGCAAACTCTGATGTGGAGAGCGACACCGAGTACACTCGCGTTGTAACAATCTTCGGCCAGTGGACGGATCATGACCTGTCCTTCACTCCTCACTCTCCTACTATCCGCTCGTTCAGTAAAGGGATTGACTGTGACAAGACCTGTGAACGCACAGAGCCCTGCTTCCCCATTGAG GTTCCAAGGAAAGACCCCCGCTTTGAATCTGAGGAGTGCATCCCCTTCTTCCGCTCAGCAGCAGCTTGTGGTTCTGGCAACACCGGACACATTTTTGGTGGAAGCACCGTCCGTCAGCAGATGAACTCTCTCACAGCTTTCCTTGATGTAGGTCAGGTGTACGGTGTAGAGGACACCAAAGCTCGTTTCCTACGAGACCTCACCTCAGATAAGGGCCTGCTGAGAGTCAACACACAGTACACTGACAACGGCCGTGAGCTCCTGCCCTTCGCCACCATGGTTACCAACATGTGTGCCACCCGAGCCCGCATTACCAATGACAGCAATGCAGAGGAGGTGCCCTGCTTTTTGGCTG GTGACGAACGGTCCAATGAGCACATTGGGCTGACGGCTTTACACATACTGTTCCTCCGTGAGCACAACCGTGTAGCCCGTGCTCTGGCGGATCTCAATCCTCACTGGGACGGAGAGAGAATCTATCAAGAAGCACGTAAAATCCTGGGAGGATATTCACAG GTTCTAACTTTCAGAGACTACTTACTTCACATTGTTGGTCCAGACTTCATTGCCAGTCAGCTGTCCACCTACCCTGGTTATGATGAAGACGTGGACCCCTCGATCTCCAATGTGTTCGCCACAGCTGCCTACCGATTTGCTCACCTGATGGTTCAGCCATTCATGTTTCGACTAAATGAGCAGTACCAGGAGGACCCTGATAACCCCAGCCCATTGCTGCACAAAGCCTTCTTCACACCGTGGAGGATCGTCTTTGAAG GTGGTCTGGACCCACTCATCAGGGGCCTGGTGGGTCGTCCGGCCAAGCTGAACACACAGGATCACATGATGTCTGATGAGCTGAGAGACAGGCTTTTTAAATTCACCAGTGAGTTGGCTCTGGATCTGGCTGCCCTCAAcatgcagagaggaagagaccaTGGACTTCCTG GCTACAACAAGTGGCGTAAGTTCTGTGGGCTGTCGCAGCCGAAAAACCAGAAACAGCTGGCGAGAGTGCTGAAGAGTAACAAACTGGCCAAGAAACTGCTGAATCTCTACAGAACACCTGACAACATTGATGTGTGGCTGGGAGGAGTGGCTGAGCCGTTTGTCCGTGGAGCAAGAGTGGGACCTTTGTTCGCCTGCCTGATTGCCACTCAGTTCCAGCGGATCCGCCAGGGAGACAG ACTTTGGTGGGAGAACAATGGAGTTTTCACTGAGGTCCAGAGGGACTCCCTGAAGGACACATCGCTCGCCCGTATCATCTGCGACAACACTGGTATCACTAAAGTACCAGCCCAGCCCTTCCAGTATCGATCCAGTACGTCCAGTTACACTGAATGCAGTGACATCCCTGCCTTTGACCTCAGTCCATGGAGGGAGAGTATTGACTAG
- the sftpbb gene encoding surfactant protein Bb isoform X1 → MAASGFILVILAVTLWPGDSMFITDPLSLIRQKLLTLDMCSECSQVIQLSANMISSRDTKETVYDTLHALCQRLPKEQASKCDSQVKAYLPKALHQTHGQLKPGETCMVFGLCAGHKEELLKLPDHTTDTDASGSALGSATRSQVSGQFNPACTLCLYIIKKLETLLPTNRTEDALMKLMGEVCDLVPQSYKDRCDEFVEKYGTQIVEFLLSSAAPHTICTLLHLCLFKEQPAPELFLPSDCESCRTLAVLSRLHLGLNATEPQTSSFLQSVCDHHPNAIPKCGAFAEIYGSRLQKVLGNQMDTPHACERADLCVAVKKLEPLGKNRCTWGPSYWCKDIETAQKCGNQAFCEKYMWKE, encoded by the exons ATGGCAGCGTCCGGCTTCATCCTGGTGATCCTCGCGGTGACTCTGTGGCCCG gAGACTCCATGTTCATCACAGACCCGCTGTCACTTATCAGACAGAAATTGCTG ACATTAGATATGTGTTCAGAGTGCAGCCAGGTCATCCAGCTGTCCGCCAACATGATTTCCAGCAGAGACACCAAG GAGACTGTATATGACACCTTACATGCTCTGTGCCAACGCCTCCCAAAAGAACAGGCCTCAAAGTGTGATTCCCAGGTGAAGGCGTATTTGCCGAAAGCCCTGCATCAGACACATGGTCAGCTG AAACCAGGAGAAACCTGTATGGTTTTTGGACTTTGTGCCGGCCACAAGGAGGAACTGCTTAAACTTCCCGACCACACCACCGATACAGACGCATCCGGTTCTGCACTCGGCTCAGCCACCAGAAGCCAAGTTAGT GGGCAGTTCAACCCAGCTTGCACCCTGTGTTTGTATATTATCAAGAAACTGGAGACCCTGTTGCCCACAAATAGGACTGAG GATGCTTTGATGAAGCTCATGGGAGAGGTCTGTGATCTCGTACCACAGAGCTATAAGGACCGATGTGATGAGTTTGTCGAGAAATATGGCACACAGATAGTGGAATTCCTCTTGTCGTCTGCTGCACCTCACACAATATGTACCCTTTTGCACCTCTGTTTGTTCAAGGAGCAGCCTGCTCCCG AGTTGTTCCTCCCTTCGGATTGTGAGTCTTGCCGCACGCTGGCTGTGCTGAGCCGACTGCACCTGGGTCTCAACGCCACCGAACCTCaaacttcctctttcctccagTCTGTGTGTGACCATCACCCCAATGCCATCCCCAAG TGTGGGGCTTTCGCCGAAATCTACGGCTCCCGACTGCAGAAGGTTTTGGGAAACCAGATGGACACTCCACATGCTTGTGAA AGAGCTGATCTGTGTGTTGCCGTGAAGAAGTTGGAGCCGCTGGGAAAGAATCGTTGTACCTGGGGGCCGAGCTACTGGTGCAAAGACATTGAAACTGCCCAGAAGTGTGGT AACCAAGCCTTCTGTGAGAAGTACATGTGGAAGGAGTGA
- the sftpbb gene encoding surfactant protein Bb isoform X2 produces MAASGFILVILAVTLWPGDSMFITDPLSLIRQKLLTLDMCSECSQVIQLSANMISSRDTKETVYDTLHALCQRLPKEQASKCDSQVKAYLPKALHQTHGQLKPGETCMVFGLCAGHKEELLKLPDHTTDTDASGSALGSATRSQGQFNPACTLCLYIIKKLETLLPTNRTEDALMKLMGEVCDLVPQSYKDRCDEFVEKYGTQIVEFLLSSAAPHTICTLLHLCLFKEQPAPELFLPSDCESCRTLAVLSRLHLGLNATEPQTSSFLQSVCDHHPNAIPKCGAFAEIYGSRLQKVLGNQMDTPHACERADLCVAVKKLEPLGKNRCTWGPSYWCKDIETAQKCGNQAFCEKYMWKE; encoded by the exons ATGGCAGCGTCCGGCTTCATCCTGGTGATCCTCGCGGTGACTCTGTGGCCCG gAGACTCCATGTTCATCACAGACCCGCTGTCACTTATCAGACAGAAATTGCTG ACATTAGATATGTGTTCAGAGTGCAGCCAGGTCATCCAGCTGTCCGCCAACATGATTTCCAGCAGAGACACCAAG GAGACTGTATATGACACCTTACATGCTCTGTGCCAACGCCTCCCAAAAGAACAGGCCTCAAAGTGTGATTCCCAGGTGAAGGCGTATTTGCCGAAAGCCCTGCATCAGACACATGGTCAGCTG AAACCAGGAGAAACCTGTATGGTTTTTGGACTTTGTGCCGGCCACAAGGAGGAACTGCTTAAACTTCCCGACCACACCACCGATACAGACGCATCCGGTTCTGCACTCGGCTCAGCCACCAGAAGCCAA GGGCAGTTCAACCCAGCTTGCACCCTGTGTTTGTATATTATCAAGAAACTGGAGACCCTGTTGCCCACAAATAGGACTGAG GATGCTTTGATGAAGCTCATGGGAGAGGTCTGTGATCTCGTACCACAGAGCTATAAGGACCGATGTGATGAGTTTGTCGAGAAATATGGCACACAGATAGTGGAATTCCTCTTGTCGTCTGCTGCACCTCACACAATATGTACCCTTTTGCACCTCTGTTTGTTCAAGGAGCAGCCTGCTCCCG AGTTGTTCCTCCCTTCGGATTGTGAGTCTTGCCGCACGCTGGCTGTGCTGAGCCGACTGCACCTGGGTCTCAACGCCACCGAACCTCaaacttcctctttcctccagTCTGTGTGTGACCATCACCCCAATGCCATCCCCAAG TGTGGGGCTTTCGCCGAAATCTACGGCTCCCGACTGCAGAAGGTTTTGGGAAACCAGATGGACACTCCACATGCTTGTGAA AGAGCTGATCTGTGTGTTGCCGTGAAGAAGTTGGAGCCGCTGGGAAAGAATCGTTGTACCTGGGGGCCGAGCTACTGGTGCAAAGACATTGAAACTGCCCAGAAGTGTGGT AACCAAGCCTTCTGTGAGAAGTACATGTGGAAGGAGTGA
- the usp39 gene encoding U4/U6.U5 tri-snRNP-associated protein 2 isoform X2, protein MLANARKLSAMMISLKREREAEVEEVEEEEEEDGDDDEGTVAAKIGRGRVIEDRRSRHCPYLDTINRSVLDFDFEKLCSISLSHINVYACLICGKYFQGRGLKSHAYTHSVQFTHHVFLNLHTLKFYCLPDNYEIIDSSLEDITYVLKPTFTKQHIGGLDKQGKLYRAYDGTTYLPGIVGLNNIKANDYANVVLQAFSNVPPLRNYFLEEENYRGIRRPPGDIMFLLVQRFGELMRKLWNPRNFKAHVSPHEMLQAVVLCSKKNFQITKQGDAVDFMTWFLNALHGALGGTKKKTSIITKAFQGSMRIFSKKLPHPDLTPEEKQALLVTEEYQEQMSESTFLFLTLDLPTAPLYKDEKEQLIIPQVPLFNILGKFNGNTEKEYKTYKENFLKRFQLTKLPPYLVFCIKRFTKNNFFVEKNPTIVNFPITNVDLREYLTEEAQLTEKNTTYDLVANVVHDGKPTEGAYRIHVLHHGTGKWYEMQDLQVTDILPQMITLSEAYIQIWKRQESDDDTNNHTGV, encoded by the exons ATGCTAGCTAATG CTCGCAAGCTAAGTGCTATGATGATTTCTCTGAAGCGAGAAAGAGAGGCTGAagtggaggaagtggaggaggaggaggaggaggacggcgACGACGACGAAGGCACAG TGGCAGCAAAAATCGGCCGAGGACGTGTAATAGAAGACCGGAGAAGTCGCCACTGTCCATACCTTGACACCATAAACAG GAGTGTGCTGgactttgactttgagaaactctgctccatctctctctcccacatCAATGTTTATGCCTGCCTTATATGTGGGAAATACTTTCAAGGTAG AGGTTTGAAGTCCCATGCCTACACCCACAGTGTGCAGTTCACCCATCATGTGTTCCTCAATCTGCACACTCTCAAGTTTTACTGTCTGCCAGACAACTACGAAATCATTGACTCTTCACTAGAAGATATCACC TATGTGCTGAAACCAACTTTCACCAAGCAGCACATTGGAGGGCTGGACAAGCAGGGTAAACTATATCGAGCCTACGATGGTACGACCTACCTGCCAGGCATTGTAGGGCTGAACAACATCAAAGCCAATGACTACGCCAATGTGGTCTTACAG GCTTTTTCCAATGTTCCACCATTGCGAAACTACTTCCTGGAGGAGGAAAACTACAGGGGAATCCGCAGGCCGCCGGGGGACATCATGTTCCTCTTGGTGCAGAGGTTTGGTGAGCTGATGCGCAAACTGTGGAATCCAAGAAACTTCAAGGCTCATGTATCTCCACATGAGATGCTGCAGGCTGTTGTGCTGTGCAGCAAGAAGAACTTCCAAATTACCAAGCAAG GAGATGCTGTGGACTTCATGACGTGGTTCTTGAATGCTCTGCATGGTGCTCTTGGaggcacaaagaaaaaaacat CAATCATTACAAAAGCATTTCAAGGCTCCATGCGTATCTTCTCGAAGAAACTTCCACACCCAGATTTA ACACCAGAGGAGAAACAGGCATTGCTCGTGACAGAGGAGTACCAGGAGCAGATGTCTGAGTCCACCTTCCTGTTTCTGACCCTTGACCTCCCAACAGCTCCACTGTACAAGGATGAGAAGGAGCAGCTCATTATCCCACAGGTCCCGCTCTTCAACATCCTGGGCAAGTTCAATGGCAACACAGAGAAG GAGTACAAAACCTACAAAGAGAATTTTCTCAAAAGGTTCCAGCTGACCAAACTGCCCCCGTACCTCGTCTTTTGCATCAAAAGATTCACCAAGAACAACTTCTTTGTGGAAAAGAACCCGACAATTGTCAACTTCCCCATCAC GAATGTAGACCTCCGTGAGTACTTGACAGAAGAAGCTCAactgacagagaaaaacacaacttatGACCTAGTCGCCAACgtagtgcatgatgggaaacccACCGAGGGAGCGTACAGAATACATGTTCTGCATCAT GGAACTGGGAAGTGGTATGAGATGCAGGATCTGCAGGTGACTGACATTCTCCCCCAGATGATTACACTGTCAGAGGCCTACATCCAG aTCTGGAAGAGACAAGAGAGTGACGATGACACAAACAACCACACAGGGGTGTAA
- the usp39 gene encoding U4/U6.U5 tri-snRNP-associated protein 2 isoform X3 → MMISLKREREAEVEEVEEEEEEDGDDDEGTVAAKIGRGRVIEDRRSRHCPYLDTINRSVLDFDFEKLCSISLSHINVYACLICGKYFQGRGLKSHAYTHSVQFTHHVFLNLHTLKFYCLPDNYEIIDSSLEDITYVLKPTFTKQHIGGLDKQGKLYRAYDGTTYLPGIVGLNNIKANDYANVVLQAFSNVPPLRNYFLEEENYRGIRRPPGDIMFLLVQRFGELMRKLWNPRNFKAHVSPHEMLQAVVLCSKKNFQITKQGDAVDFMTWFLNALHGALGGTKKKTSIITKAFQGSMRIFSKKLPHPDLTPEEKQALLVTEEYQEQMSESTFLFLTLDLPTAPLYKDEKEQLIIPQVPLFNILGKFNGNTEKEYKTYKENFLKRFQLTKLPPYLVFCIKRFTKNNFFVEKNPTIVNFPITNVDLREYLTEEAQLTEKNTTYDLVANVVHDGKPTEGAYRIHVLHHGTGKWYEMQDLQVTDILPQMITLSEAYIQIWKRQESDDDTNNHTGV, encoded by the exons ATGATGATTTCTCTGAAGCGAGAAAGAGAGGCTGAagtggaggaagtggaggaggaggaggaggaggacggcgACGACGACGAAGGCACAG TGGCAGCAAAAATCGGCCGAGGACGTGTAATAGAAGACCGGAGAAGTCGCCACTGTCCATACCTTGACACCATAAACAG GAGTGTGCTGgactttgactttgagaaactctgctccatctctctctcccacatCAATGTTTATGCCTGCCTTATATGTGGGAAATACTTTCAAGGTAG AGGTTTGAAGTCCCATGCCTACACCCACAGTGTGCAGTTCACCCATCATGTGTTCCTCAATCTGCACACTCTCAAGTTTTACTGTCTGCCAGACAACTACGAAATCATTGACTCTTCACTAGAAGATATCACC TATGTGCTGAAACCAACTTTCACCAAGCAGCACATTGGAGGGCTGGACAAGCAGGGTAAACTATATCGAGCCTACGATGGTACGACCTACCTGCCAGGCATTGTAGGGCTGAACAACATCAAAGCCAATGACTACGCCAATGTGGTCTTACAG GCTTTTTCCAATGTTCCACCATTGCGAAACTACTTCCTGGAGGAGGAAAACTACAGGGGAATCCGCAGGCCGCCGGGGGACATCATGTTCCTCTTGGTGCAGAGGTTTGGTGAGCTGATGCGCAAACTGTGGAATCCAAGAAACTTCAAGGCTCATGTATCTCCACATGAGATGCTGCAGGCTGTTGTGCTGTGCAGCAAGAAGAACTTCCAAATTACCAAGCAAG GAGATGCTGTGGACTTCATGACGTGGTTCTTGAATGCTCTGCATGGTGCTCTTGGaggcacaaagaaaaaaacat CAATCATTACAAAAGCATTTCAAGGCTCCATGCGTATCTTCTCGAAGAAACTTCCACACCCAGATTTA ACACCAGAGGAGAAACAGGCATTGCTCGTGACAGAGGAGTACCAGGAGCAGATGTCTGAGTCCACCTTCCTGTTTCTGACCCTTGACCTCCCAACAGCTCCACTGTACAAGGATGAGAAGGAGCAGCTCATTATCCCACAGGTCCCGCTCTTCAACATCCTGGGCAAGTTCAATGGCAACACAGAGAAG GAGTACAAAACCTACAAAGAGAATTTTCTCAAAAGGTTCCAGCTGACCAAACTGCCCCCGTACCTCGTCTTTTGCATCAAAAGATTCACCAAGAACAACTTCTTTGTGGAAAAGAACCCGACAATTGTCAACTTCCCCATCAC GAATGTAGACCTCCGTGAGTACTTGACAGAAGAAGCTCAactgacagagaaaaacacaacttatGACCTAGTCGCCAACgtagtgcatgatgggaaacccACCGAGGGAGCGTACAGAATACATGTTCTGCATCAT GGAACTGGGAAGTGGTATGAGATGCAGGATCTGCAGGTGACTGACATTCTCCCCCAGATGATTACACTGTCAGAGGCCTACATCCAG aTCTGGAAGAGACAAGAGAGTGACGATGACACAAACAACCACACAGGGGTGTAA
- the usp39 gene encoding U4/U6.U5 tri-snRNP-associated protein 2 isoform X1: MVQEAVAHIQAAASAMMISLKREREAEVEEVEEEEEEDGDDDEGTVAAKIGRGRVIEDRRSRHCPYLDTINRSVLDFDFEKLCSISLSHINVYACLICGKYFQGRGLKSHAYTHSVQFTHHVFLNLHTLKFYCLPDNYEIIDSSLEDITYVLKPTFTKQHIGGLDKQGKLYRAYDGTTYLPGIVGLNNIKANDYANVVLQAFSNVPPLRNYFLEEENYRGIRRPPGDIMFLLVQRFGELMRKLWNPRNFKAHVSPHEMLQAVVLCSKKNFQITKQGDAVDFMTWFLNALHGALGGTKKKTSIITKAFQGSMRIFSKKLPHPDLTPEEKQALLVTEEYQEQMSESTFLFLTLDLPTAPLYKDEKEQLIIPQVPLFNILGKFNGNTEKEYKTYKENFLKRFQLTKLPPYLVFCIKRFTKNNFFVEKNPTIVNFPITNVDLREYLTEEAQLTEKNTTYDLVANVVHDGKPTEGAYRIHVLHHGTGKWYEMQDLQVTDILPQMITLSEAYIQIWKRQESDDDTNNHTGV, encoded by the exons ATGGTACAGGAAGCCGTGGCTCATATCCAAGCGGCCGCCAG TGCTATGATGATTTCTCTGAAGCGAGAAAGAGAGGCTGAagtggaggaagtggaggaggaggaggaggaggacggcgACGACGACGAAGGCACAG TGGCAGCAAAAATCGGCCGAGGACGTGTAATAGAAGACCGGAGAAGTCGCCACTGTCCATACCTTGACACCATAAACAG GAGTGTGCTGgactttgactttgagaaactctgctccatctctctctcccacatCAATGTTTATGCCTGCCTTATATGTGGGAAATACTTTCAAGGTAG AGGTTTGAAGTCCCATGCCTACACCCACAGTGTGCAGTTCACCCATCATGTGTTCCTCAATCTGCACACTCTCAAGTTTTACTGTCTGCCAGACAACTACGAAATCATTGACTCTTCACTAGAAGATATCACC TATGTGCTGAAACCAACTTTCACCAAGCAGCACATTGGAGGGCTGGACAAGCAGGGTAAACTATATCGAGCCTACGATGGTACGACCTACCTGCCAGGCATTGTAGGGCTGAACAACATCAAAGCCAATGACTACGCCAATGTGGTCTTACAG GCTTTTTCCAATGTTCCACCATTGCGAAACTACTTCCTGGAGGAGGAAAACTACAGGGGAATCCGCAGGCCGCCGGGGGACATCATGTTCCTCTTGGTGCAGAGGTTTGGTGAGCTGATGCGCAAACTGTGGAATCCAAGAAACTTCAAGGCTCATGTATCTCCACATGAGATGCTGCAGGCTGTTGTGCTGTGCAGCAAGAAGAACTTCCAAATTACCAAGCAAG GAGATGCTGTGGACTTCATGACGTGGTTCTTGAATGCTCTGCATGGTGCTCTTGGaggcacaaagaaaaaaacat CAATCATTACAAAAGCATTTCAAGGCTCCATGCGTATCTTCTCGAAGAAACTTCCACACCCAGATTTA ACACCAGAGGAGAAACAGGCATTGCTCGTGACAGAGGAGTACCAGGAGCAGATGTCTGAGTCCACCTTCCTGTTTCTGACCCTTGACCTCCCAACAGCTCCACTGTACAAGGATGAGAAGGAGCAGCTCATTATCCCACAGGTCCCGCTCTTCAACATCCTGGGCAAGTTCAATGGCAACACAGAGAAG GAGTACAAAACCTACAAAGAGAATTTTCTCAAAAGGTTCCAGCTGACCAAACTGCCCCCGTACCTCGTCTTTTGCATCAAAAGATTCACCAAGAACAACTTCTTTGTGGAAAAGAACCCGACAATTGTCAACTTCCCCATCAC GAATGTAGACCTCCGTGAGTACTTGACAGAAGAAGCTCAactgacagagaaaaacacaacttatGACCTAGTCGCCAACgtagtgcatgatgggaaacccACCGAGGGAGCGTACAGAATACATGTTCTGCATCAT GGAACTGGGAAGTGGTATGAGATGCAGGATCTGCAGGTGACTGACATTCTCCCCCAGATGATTACACTGTCAGAGGCCTACATCCAG aTCTGGAAGAGACAAGAGAGTGACGATGACACAAACAACCACACAGGGGTGTAA
- the c13h2orf68 gene encoding UPF0561 protein C2orf68 homolog, with the protein MDMLGDDEANDPKYKPGGRLDMSHGFLYHIRRNQIARDDYDKEVKQAKEVKQAKELQRRRQTITPRRPRRPDIQVYHPRSRHGSEPGAGAEAEESNESGSSTETETHGTELFWLDYQADSGTLTSFLVHKEDKPEKVVDRVAEKNILDSAMRAALEARIRKEIDKRREKR; encoded by the exons ATGGATATGTTGGGCGACGATGAAGCGAATGATCCGAAATACAAACCTGGCGGCCGCTTGGATATGAGCCACGGCTTCCTGTACCATATCCGGAGGAACCAAATTGCTAG AGATGACTATGATAAAGAGGTGAAGCAAGCCAAAGAGGTGAAGCAAGCCAAAGAGCTCCAGCGGCGGAGGCAAACAATAACCCCTAGACGACCCCGGCGCCCTGATATTCAAGTGTACCATCCTCGAAGCAGAC ATGGATCAGAGCCAGGGGCCGGTGCTGAGGCTGAAGAGTCTAATGAGAGTGGGTCAAGCACCGAGACAGAGACCCATGGTACTGAACTCTTCTGGCTCGACTATCAGGCAGACTCTGGTACCCTTACCTCCTTCCTGGTGCACAAG GAGGATAAGCCGGAGAAGGTGGTGGATCGTGTCGCAGAGAAGAACATCCTGGATTCAGCAATGAGGGCAGCTCTAGAGGCTCGAATTCGGAAGGAAATTGACAAAAGACGAGAAAAACGCTGA